The genomic DNA GCCGCACACGCCGCGCCGAGCGCGAGCACCGAGACCGCGAGTGCCGCCGCGAGCCCGAGCCCACCGCGACGGCGGACGGGCGGGCGCGTGGCGGCCTGCGTCATTCGATCGCCCGCCTCACTCGACGACGAGATCGGGGTTCGCACCCTCGACGAACGCGGTGAGTGCCTGCAACTGGGCGGTGTAGTCGGGGTAGGTGTGCAGCCAGTAGGCCGGCCACGTGGTGGTCTGGCCCGCGGCGAACGCCGCGATCTGCGACGAGATCGGCTGGTCGGCGAGGGTCTGCTCGTTCGCCGGGTGGTTGCGGTCGTCGAAGAGCAGCACGTCCGCCTGGTAGGCGTCGGCGTTCTCGAAGCTCAGCGTCTGCCAGTACGGGAAGTCGGGGTCGGGCTCGCTCGGCACGATGATGTCGAGGCCCCACGAGCGCAGGTCGAGCAGCTCGGGCGCGTACTCGGGCACGGCGATCGCGTAGCTGTCGTCGTACGGGCTGATCGCGAGCGCAGTGAGCCCGGGCTTGGCCGCCACCGCCTCCTGGAAGGCGGCGACCGCGTCGTCGAACTCCGCACGCTGCGCGTCGATCACCGCGGTGTCGGCGCCGAGCGACTCGGCGAGTTCGGCGTAGCCCTCGATGAGGTCGACGATCGAGTCGCCCTGAGCGGCACCAACGACCGGCGCCAGCTCGCCGAGCTTCTTGCTCGACTCCTCGACGCCGTCCTCCAGGCCCGAGTACGCCTGCTCGACCGGCCACCAGTCGCCGACGATGAGGTCGGGCTGCAGCGCGGCGGCCTTCTCGACATCGATCTTGCCCCACTCCTCGCCGAGCACCTCGATGCCGTCGAAGTCGACGCCCTGCAGGCCCACGTCGCTGTCGAGGTCGCCGTCCGCGTAGATGCCGACGGGCGTGATGCCGAACGACATGAGCACCTTCGCGGCGTATGCGTGCGCGATGATGCGCTCGGGCACGTGGTCGGCGGTGTACGTCTCACCGTCGCCCGAGGTGTAGCTCCAGGCCACGTCGCCCGATCCGGCATCGGCGGCGGGGGTCGCGCAGCCCGCGAGGGCGAGGGCTGCGCTCGCGGCCACTGCCGCGAAGGGGATGAGACGGCGTGCGCGCATCGGGACACTCCAGGTAGGCGAAATGAGGTAAGCCTTACCTTAGCGCGACGACGGTGGTGTGTTCGACCGGATGACGCGCTCCGTCGCCGTGCGATCGTGGCGCCCGCGCTGTCGCTTGACAATATTTCTTGTCAATCCGTAGGGTGATGACTGTGGACGACATCCGAGTGCTCACCGATCCCGCCGTCGTGGAGGCGGCGCTCGATCCGATCCGCGCCTCGATCCTTGAGGCGCTGGCGGAGCCGGGGTCTGCGGCAACGGTCGCAGCCTCGATCGGGCTCACCCGCCAGAAGGTGAACTACCACCTCAAGACGCTCGAAGCCCACGGGCTGGTGGAGTCGGCCGAAGAACGCGTGTGGGGCGGTATCACCGAGCGATTCGTCCGTCGCGCCGCGCGGCGATTCGTCGTCGCCCCCGGCGTGCTGCAGCCGACCGACCTCAATCCCGACGCGGTCGCCGACCGGCTCTCGGCGGCGTACCTCATCGCGGTCGGAGCGCGAACCGTCTCCGAGGTGGGTGCGCTCGCCGGCCGCACGGAACCCCCGGCACGATTGCCGACCCTGACCGTCGACACAGTCATCGGATTCCGATCCGCTGGCGACCGCGCCGCCTTCACCGCCGACCTCCAGTCGGCCCTGGCCGAACTGGTCGCCAGATACCACCACGACGACGGACGACCACACCGTCTGACCGTCTCGTCGTACCCACGACCGAAGGAGTCGTCATGACCGATCCAATTCAACCCGACCCCGGGCACTCCGAGGACTCCGAGCTCACCGAGCGCGTCGAGTACCGACTCGAACGCAGGTACGAGGTGGCCGCCACCCCCGAGCAGGTGTGGGACGCGATCGCCACCGCAGAGGGCATCGCGACCTGGATGGTGCCCACCCGACTCGAACCTCGGGTCGGAGGCGAGGTGTCGTTCGACGTCGGCGCGTTCGAATCGACGGGCGTCGTCACCGACTACACGCCGACCCGTCGATTCGCGTATGAGGAACCCTGGCCGCCGGTCGGCGGCCATGACTGGTCGCAGG from Agromyces larvae includes the following:
- a CDS encoding SRPBCC family protein; this translates as MTDPIQPDPGHSEDSELTERVEYRLERRYEVAATPEQVWDAIATAEGIATWMVPTRLEPRVGGEVSFDVGAFESTGVVTDYTPTRRFAYEEPWPPVGGHDWSQVTPLATEFLVESTSGGSCVIRVVSSAFGTGADWEREYFDEMVDGWAEMLDRLVARFAVPAH
- a CDS encoding ABC transporter substrate-binding protein, producing the protein MRARRLIPFAAVAASAALALAGCATPAADAGSGDVAWSYTSGDGETYTADHVPERIIAHAYAAKVLMSFGITPVGIYADGDLDSDVGLQGVDFDGIEVLGEEWGKIDVEKAAALQPDLIVGDWWPVEQAYSGLEDGVEESSKKLGELAPVVGAAQGDSIVDLIEGYAELAESLGADTAVIDAQRAEFDDAVAAFQEAVAAKPGLTALAISPYDDSYAIAVPEYAPELLDLRSWGLDIIVPSEPDPDFPYWQTLSFENADAYQADVLLFDDRNHPANEQTLADQPISSQIAAFAAGQTTTWPAYWLHTYPDYTAQLQALTAFVEGANPDLVVE
- a CDS encoding ArsR/SmtB family transcription factor, producing the protein MTVDDIRVLTDPAVVEAALDPIRASILEALAEPGSAATVAASIGLTRQKVNYHLKTLEAHGLVESAEERVWGGITERFVRRAARRFVVAPGVLQPTDLNPDAVADRLSAAYLIAVGARTVSEVGALAGRTEPPARLPTLTVDTVIGFRSAGDRAAFTADLQSALAELVARYHHDDGRPHRLTVSSYPRPKESS